A genomic region of Devosia ginsengisoli contains the following coding sequences:
- a CDS encoding amidase: MSKDAAPHPLLIEPDAAYRAGTATPSSVLAAHLAVIDARESEIAAFTALNRAGAAAAAEASTRRWKAGEPLSPIDGMVVGIKDVIETEDMPTGQGSPIWAGFHTRRDGAAVQALREAGAVVLGKTTTTEFATRHSFAATRNPHDIERTPGGSSSGSAAAVGAGMLGGALGTQVVGSIIRPSSYCGVVGYKPSFGALNRGGANDQLSQSCLGTIATSLNGAWGLATAIASRVGGDPGRVTLRGSERLPASRAPQRMALLKTAGWSQIEPGARIALDQEIHAIRQSGVELVSDEDGELAELEAALLDAWQLTERILSWEFAWPLRSYPHEKLSPPMQQRLAAGKAMNRDDYEAALARRDAIRQRFGRLAERVDCFVTLAATGAAPRVTDNTGSPAMNVPASLLGVPALTLPILQDSGLPMGLQLIGRNGQDADLMAVARWRLEHA; encoded by the coding sequence ATGAGCAAGGACGCGGCGCCGCATCCCCTCCTGATCGAGCCGGATGCCGCCTATCGCGCCGGCACCGCTACCCCGAGCAGCGTGCTCGCCGCCCATCTGGCGGTGATCGATGCGCGCGAGTCCGAGATTGCCGCCTTCACCGCGCTCAACCGGGCCGGTGCGGCGGCGGCGGCCGAAGCCTCGACCCGTCGTTGGAAGGCGGGCGAGCCGTTGTCGCCGATCGACGGCATGGTGGTGGGCATCAAGGACGTCATCGAGACGGAAGACATGCCCACCGGACAGGGCTCGCCGATCTGGGCGGGCTTTCACACCCGGCGCGACGGCGCCGCCGTGCAGGCTTTGCGCGAGGCGGGTGCTGTGGTGCTGGGCAAGACCACCACGACCGAATTCGCGACGCGTCACAGTTTTGCCGCGACGCGCAATCCGCACGACATAGAGCGGACGCCGGGCGGCTCGAGCAGCGGTTCGGCCGCAGCGGTCGGCGCAGGCATGCTGGGCGGCGCGCTGGGTACCCAGGTGGTCGGCTCGATCATCCGGCCTTCCAGCTATTGCGGCGTGGTCGGCTACAAGCCCAGCTTCGGCGCGCTTAACCGGGGCGGCGCCAATGACCAGTTGAGCCAGAGCTGCCTGGGCACGATCGCAACGAGCCTGAACGGCGCCTGGGGCCTGGCGACGGCGATTGCCTCGCGCGTCGGCGGGGATCCGGGCCGCGTCACCCTTAGGGGTAGCGAGCGTCTGCCTGCCAGTCGGGCACCGCAGCGGATGGCGCTGCTGAAGACCGCCGGATGGTCGCAGATCGAGCCGGGCGCCAGGATCGCGCTCGACCAGGAGATCCATGCCATCAGGCAATCCGGCGTGGAACTGGTGAGTGATGAAGACGGCGAGCTTGCCGAGCTGGAAGCCGCACTTTTGGACGCATGGCAGCTGACGGAGCGTATCCTTTCGTGGGAATTCGCCTGGCCGCTGCGCAGCTATCCCCACGAAAAACTCAGCCCGCCGATGCAGCAGCGGCTGGCGGCCGGCAAGGCGATGAACCGGGACGACTACGAGGCGGCTTTGGCTCGTCGCGATGCCATCCGGCAGCGTTTCGGCCGTCTGGCGGAGCGTGTCGACTGCTTCGTCACCCTGGCGGCAACAGGGGCCGCGCCGCGTGTCACCGACAATACGGGCAGCCCCGCCATGAATGTGCCGGCGTCCTTGCTCGGCGTGCCGGCGCTCACCCTGCCGATCCTGCAGGATAGCGGCTTGCCCATGGGCCTGCAGCTGATCGGCAGGAACGGGCAAGATGCCGATCTCATGGCGGTGGCGCGCTGGCGCCTCGAACACGCCTGA
- a CDS encoding amino acid synthesis family protein yields MDFNIRRTFTLIDDKRVEAGRQANVPLRKVAVIYILENPYIGRYVEDLSPLIEASEGLGRQMAASAVRALDGMGVQSYGKGGVVGLLGEQEHANALLTTTFANPFREAIGGAKAWISSMTKVAAPGAVIDVPMNCKDDVYVRSHYDGMTLLIPDGPMPDEVAIIFCMGTGGRINARVGGMRYEEILASA; encoded by the coding sequence ATGGACTTTAACATCCGCCGCACCTTCACCCTGATCGACGACAAGCGGGTCGAGGCTGGCCGGCAGGCCAACGTGCCCCTGCGCAAGGTTGCGGTCATTTACATCCTCGAAAACCCCTATATCGGGCGGTATGTCGAGGACCTCTCCCCGCTGATCGAGGCCAGCGAAGGCCTTGGGCGCCAGATGGCCGCCAGTGCCGTGCGGGCGCTGGACGGCATGGGGGTGCAAAGCTACGGCAAGGGTGGCGTCGTGGGATTGCTGGGCGAGCAGGAGCATGCCAATGCGCTGCTCACCACCACCTTCGCCAACCCGTTCCGCGAGGCTATTGGCGGCGCCAAGGCGTGGATTTCGTCGATGACCAAGGTGGCCGCGCCCGGCGCCGTGATCGACGTGCCGATGAACTGCAAGGACGATGTCTATGTCCGCTCCCACTATGACGGCATGACCCTGCTGATCCCCGACGGCCCGATGCCCGATGAAGTGGCGATCATCTTCTGCATGGGCACGGGCGGCCGCATCAATGCGCGCGTCGGCGGCATGCGCTACGAAGAGATCCTGGCGTCGGCATGA
- a CDS encoding sulfite exporter TauE/SafE family protein, translated as MPVFELVIVVVSLACGGILKGATGAGAPLLAVPALVAFHDVRFAIVIMTVPNLITNAMQMWQNRQHHLRANFLVPFLLSAAIGVTLGTWALVGLDSRTLSLVVALAVVLYLVLRLTKSNWRLSAPLALRLAAVFGFISGVVQGSAGISAPVSLSFLNAMGLDRQSFMNTTSMLFVTFASVQLPALAFTGVLTPLGFLLSCVALLPMLMGMSFGTFIARKISREVFDRLVMLLLAGLAAKMLWEALIPAG; from the coding sequence TTGCCCGTCTTTGAACTGGTGATTGTCGTCGTCAGCCTCGCCTGTGGGGGAATCCTGAAGGGTGCGACCGGGGCGGGGGCGCCGCTTCTGGCCGTGCCCGCTCTGGTCGCCTTTCACGATGTCCGTTTTGCCATCGTGATCATGACGGTGCCCAACCTCATCACCAATGCGATGCAGATGTGGCAGAACCGGCAGCATCATCTGCGCGCCAATTTCCTGGTGCCCTTCCTGCTCTCCGCCGCCATTGGCGTGACGCTGGGCACCTGGGCGCTGGTGGGGCTGGATTCGCGAACCCTGTCGCTGGTCGTCGCCCTGGCGGTCGTGCTCTATCTCGTGCTGCGGCTGACCAAGAGCAATTGGCGGCTGAGTGCGCCGCTGGCGCTTCGGCTCGCCGCCGTTTTCGGCTTCATAAGCGGTGTCGTCCAGGGCTCCGCGGGCATTTCGGCGCCGGTTTCCCTGAGCTTTCTCAATGCCATGGGGCTCGACCGGCAGAGTTTCATGAACACGACATCGATGCTGTTCGTGACCTTTGCGTCGGTCCAGTTGCCGGCGCTTGCCTTCACCGGTGTCCTCACCCCGCTCGGCTTTCTCCTGAGCTGCGTGGCGCTGCTGCCCATGCTCATGGGCATGTCCTTCGGCACGTTTATCGCCCGGAAGATTTCCCGGGAGGTCTTCGACCGGCTGGTCATGCTGCTTCTGGCGGGGCTTGCCGCGAAGATGCTGTGGGAAGCGTTGATCCCGGCTGGCTAA
- a CDS encoding NAD-dependent succinate-semialdehyde dehydrogenase — protein sequence MYIAGAWCDAQSGGTLDVDNPATGTAIGTIANGGAAETRRAIEAAHTAFLSFSKTTAGERAEMLRRLHQLILENQEELAQILTREQGKPLAEARGEIGMSAAYVLWFAEEARRVYGEIIPSPWHGRRLLATRQPVGVVGAITPWNFPSSMLARKIAPALAAGCTIVCKPATQTPYSGLAWGELCARAGFPAGVVNVITGSAREIGGELTSNPLVRKITFTGSTEVGKVLLAQAAGTVKKVSMELGGNAPFIVFDDADIDRAVEGGINAKFRNTGQTCVCTNRFYVQAGVYDEFVEKLSRATQKLRVGPGAEQGVELGPLIDSQSLGKVEELLADAVGKGGQVVTGGRRHELGGNFFEPTIIAEASAAMRFSREEIFGPLAPVFRFETEEEAVRLANDTEYGLACYFYTRDLGRAFRASEALDYGIVGVNEGLVTTEVAPFGGVKESGMGREGSRHGIEDYLEVKYVCMGGLDASAA from the coding sequence ATGTATATTGCCGGCGCGTGGTGTGATGCCCAGTCCGGCGGGACGCTGGATGTGGATAACCCGGCCACCGGCACCGCGATCGGCACGATCGCCAATGGCGGTGCGGCCGAGACCAGGCGCGCCATCGAGGCCGCGCATACGGCTTTCCTGAGCTTCAGCAAGACCACCGCGGGTGAGCGGGCCGAGATGCTGCGCCGCCTGCACCAGTTGATCCTGGAAAACCAGGAGGAGCTGGCGCAGATCCTGACCCGCGAGCAGGGCAAGCCGCTGGCAGAGGCCCGCGGGGAAATCGGCATGAGCGCGGCCTATGTCCTGTGGTTCGCCGAGGAAGCCAGGCGGGTCTATGGCGAAATCATCCCATCGCCCTGGCATGGGCGGCGGCTGCTCGCCACCCGTCAGCCGGTGGGCGTTGTCGGCGCCATTACGCCGTGGAATTTTCCCTCGTCGATGCTGGCGCGCAAGATCGCCCCGGCGCTGGCGGCGGGCTGTACCATCGTCTGCAAGCCGGCAACCCAGACGCCATATTCGGGGCTGGCCTGGGGCGAGCTCTGCGCCCGTGCGGGTTTCCCTGCCGGTGTGGTCAACGTGATCACGGGTTCCGCCCGCGAGATCGGTGGCGAGCTCACCAGCAATCCGCTGGTGCGCAAGATCACGTTCACCGGCTCCACCGAGGTGGGGAAGGTTCTGCTGGCCCAGGCGGCGGGCACGGTGAAGAAGGTGTCGATGGAGCTGGGCGGCAATGCGCCCTTTATCGTCTTCGACGACGCCGATATCGACCGGGCCGTGGAAGGCGGCATCAATGCCAAGTTCCGCAATACCGGGCAAACCTGCGTCTGCACCAATCGCTTCTATGTCCAGGCGGGCGTCTACGATGAATTCGTCGAGAAGCTGTCCCGCGCCACGCAGAAATTGCGGGTCGGGCCCGGGGCGGAGCAGGGGGTCGAATTGGGCCCGCTCATCGATTCCCAGTCGCTCGGCAAGGTCGAGGAATTGCTTGCCGATGCCGTCGGCAAGGGCGGCCAGGTGGTGACCGGTGGCCGGCGCCATGAACTGGGTGGCAATTTCTTTGAACCGACCATTATCGCCGAGGCCAGTGCCGCCATGCGCTTCTCGCGCGAGGAAATCTTCGGGCCCCTGGCGCCGGTGTTCCGCTTCGAGACCGAAGAGGAGGCGGTGCGGCTGGCCAATGATACCGAATATGGCCTGGCCTGTTACTTCTACACCCGCGATCTGGGGCGCGCTTTCCGCGCTTCCGAGGCGCTCGACTATGGAATTGTCGGGGTCAATGAGGGGCTGGTAACCACCGAGGTCGCGCCTTTTGGCGGGGTCAAGGAATCCGGCATGGGCCGGGAGGGCTCACGCCACGGCATCGAGGATTATCTCGAGGTCAAATATGTCTGCATGGGCGGCCTCGACGCGTCCGCCGCCTGA
- a CDS encoding FAD-dependent oxidoreductase yields MSDKNRVIISGGGPVGLICALSLARSGVPVTVLERFASLQEDPRAATTHPATLEMLGALGLEEDLRAAGLVAPIFQFWDRPSGEMVAEFDHALIADETAYPYVVQCEQFKTAQIVLRHLRNEPMAEVLFDHEVVSFVSHDDRVEVTVKTPDGQRLFEGRYLVGADGARSAVRKGANIEFEGFTWAEQFLVLTTPFDFEASRGYCFRSYFADPEEWCNCFKVAADGPPGLWRTVFPTSPDQTEAELLSDEAVHARLERFFPKDGGYEIVHRNLYRVHQRVAKTFRQGRILLAGDASHVNNPIGGMGLNGGIQDAVNLADKLARVWHGASDTLLDLYDLQRRTLTVDFVQAQTIQNKKRLEAKDPETRRANLDEMRRIAADPVSAKAYLMRASMLEANRKATALQAA; encoded by the coding sequence GTGTCCGACAAGAATCGCGTGATCATCAGCGGCGGCGGCCCCGTCGGCCTCATCTGTGCGCTGAGCCTGGCGCGCAGCGGCGTGCCGGTGACCGTCCTCGAGCGCTTTGCCAGCCTGCAGGAAGATCCCCGGGCCGCCACCACCCATCCCGCGACGCTGGAAATGCTGGGCGCGCTCGGGTTGGAAGAGGACCTGCGCGCTGCAGGCCTGGTGGCGCCGATCTTCCAGTTCTGGGATCGTCCCAGCGGAGAAATGGTGGCCGAATTCGATCACGCCCTGATCGCCGACGAAACCGCCTATCCCTATGTGGTCCAGTGCGAGCAGTTCAAGACGGCGCAGATCGTCCTCAGGCATCTGCGCAACGAGCCCATGGCCGAAGTGCTGTTCGACCATGAAGTGGTGAGCTTCGTGAGCCATGACGACCGGGTCGAGGTGACGGTCAAGACGCCGGACGGCCAGCGCCTGTTCGAGGGGCGCTATCTTGTCGGTGCCGATGGTGCCCGCAGTGCCGTGCGCAAGGGGGCCAATATCGAGTTCGAGGGCTTTACCTGGGCCGAGCAATTCCTGGTTCTCACCACGCCCTTCGATTTCGAAGCCAGCCGCGGCTATTGCTTCCGCAGCTATTTTGCTGACCCCGAGGAATGGTGCAATTGCTTTAAGGTCGCGGCCGATGGCCCTCCAGGCCTCTGGCGCACAGTGTTCCCGACCTCGCCCGACCAGACCGAGGCGGAACTGCTCTCCGATGAAGCCGTGCATGCCCGGCTCGAGCGCTTCTTCCCCAAAGACGGGGGCTACGAGATCGTGCATCGCAATCTCTACCGGGTGCATCAGCGCGTCGCCAAGACCTTCCGGCAGGGCCGGATCCTGCTGGCCGGTGACGCCTCCCATGTCAACAATCCGATTGGCGGCATGGGCCTCAATGGCGGCATCCAGGACGCGGTCAACCTTGCAGACAAGCTCGCCCGCGTCTGGCATGGCGCGTCCGATACGCTGCTCGACCTCTATGACCTGCAGCGCCGCACCTTGACCGTGGATTTCGTGCAGGCCCAGACCATCCAGAACAAGAAGCGGCTGGAGGCCAAGGACCCCGAGACGCGCCGGGCCAATCTCGATGAGATGCGCCGCATCGCTGCCGATCCGGTCAGCGCGAAGGCCTATCTCATGCGGGCATCCATGTTGGAAGCCAATCGGAAGGCCACGGCGCTGCAGGCGGCGTGA
- a CDS encoding amidohydrolase family protein, with the protein MRTAVVNLGCIVSGDWRQPLASGDTILMQDGLIESVGTADAAALASCDVVVDAAGATAMPGLIDSHVHITFGDYTPRQKTVGYLESYLHGGVTTAISASEVHVPGRPSDPVGVKALAIAAQRCFAQYRPGGMRVWAGSVILEPGLTEADFAELAAAGVWLAKAGFGAFADPLDYTPLVAMARKHGMITTLHTGGASIPGSSPIDGEHVLAIDPHVSFHINGGPVAMPDAHFERVVAESQVALQLCTAGNLRTALLCTRQAIAHDQFDRLLIATDTPTGSGIMPLGMFYTITHLSSLLDLPPEMVIGAATGNNARVYGRSSGYLRPGRDADLILVDAPLGGTQDSALGALRHGDPVAVGAVFSDGVPRFVGRSRNTPAPTRPIRVAENRLPRDFSAAAH; encoded by the coding sequence CGCAGCCGCGCTGGCATCCTGCGACGTCGTCGTGGATGCGGCGGGCGCTACCGCCATGCCGGGCCTTATCGATTCCCATGTCCACATCACCTTCGGTGACTATACGCCGCGCCAGAAGACGGTGGGCTATCTGGAAAGCTATCTGCATGGCGGGGTCACCACGGCGATCAGTGCCTCGGAAGTGCATGTTCCCGGCCGTCCGTCCGATCCTGTCGGTGTGAAGGCCCTCGCCATCGCGGCGCAGCGCTGTTTTGCCCAATACCGCCCCGGCGGTATGCGGGTCTGGGCCGGATCGGTGATCCTGGAGCCCGGACTGACCGAGGCGGATTTTGCCGAACTGGCCGCCGCCGGCGTGTGGCTTGCCAAGGCCGGCTTCGGCGCCTTTGCCGATCCGCTGGACTATACGCCGCTGGTGGCCATGGCGCGCAAACACGGCATGATCACCACGCTGCATACCGGCGGTGCCTCCATTCCCGGTTCGTCCCCGATCGATGGCGAGCATGTGCTGGCCATCGATCCGCATGTCTCGTTCCACATCAATGGCGGGCCGGTCGCCATGCCCGATGCGCATTTCGAGCGCGTGGTGGCCGAAAGCCAGGTGGCGCTGCAGCTCTGCACGGCCGGCAATCTGCGTACGGCGCTGCTCTGCACCCGGCAGGCCATCGCCCATGACCAGTTCGACCGGCTGCTTATTGCGACCGACACGCCGACCGGGTCGGGCATCATGCCGCTGGGTATGTTCTACACCATCACCCACCTGTCGAGCCTGCTCGACCTGCCGCCCGAAATGGTCATCGGGGCGGCAACCGGCAACAATGCCCGGGTCTATGGCCGTAGTTCGGGATATCTGCGCCCCGGCCGGGATGCCGACCTGATCCTCGTGGATGCGCCACTCGGCGGCACCCAGGACAGCGCGCTTGGCGCGCTTCGTCACGGTGACCCGGTCGCCGTAGGGGCCGTATTCAGCGATGGCGTGCCGCGCTTCGTCGGGCGCAGCCGCAATACCCCGGCACCTACCCGCCCGATACGGGTTGCCGAAAACCGCCTGCCGCGCGATTTCAGCGCCGCGGCGCATTGA